One genomic window of Spiroplasma endosymbiont of Diplazon laetatorius includes the following:
- a CDS encoding YebC/PmpR family DNA-binding transcriptional regulator, producing the protein MGRAHEVRKASMEKTAAMKSAIYGRASKEIYMAAKAGSKDPEANLALRSAIDKAKSKQVPADVIQRAIKKAEGGDADNYTSNRYEGYGPGNSMIIVDSLTNNVNRAIAEIRDAFNKNGGKIANSGAVSHSFQASSVFVFEGKTVEEVLELLMETDCEVNDVVEEDEFTVVYAPFQAFNSVKTALDNAGIKEYKMAETTMLADEMMTISDSEEKAKFDKLMDRLNELEDVQDIYHNVED; encoded by the coding sequence ATGGGAAGAGCACACGAAGTTAGAAAAGCAAGTATGGAAAAAACTGCTGCAATGAAATCAGCGATTTATGGAAGAGCTTCAAAAGAAATTTATATGGCTGCAAAAGCTGGAAGTAAAGATCCTGAAGCAAATTTAGCACTAAGAAGTGCTATTGATAAAGCAAAATCAAAACAAGTTCCTGCTGATGTTATCCAAAGAGCTATTAAAAAAGCTGAAGGTGGAGATGCAGATAACTATACTTCAAATAGATACGAAGGATATGGTCCTGGAAATTCTATGATAATAGTTGATTCACTTACAAATAATGTAAACAGAGCTATTGCAGAAATTAGAGATGCATTTAATAAAAATGGTGGAAAAATCGCAAACAGTGGAGCTGTTTCTCATTCTTTCCAAGCATCAAGTGTATTTGTATTTGAAGGAAAAACTGTTGAAGAAGTATTGGAATTATTAATGGAAACAGATTGTGAAGTAAACGATGTTGTTGAAGAAGATGAATTTACAGTAGTTTATGCTCCATTCCAAGCGTTTAACTCAGTTAAAACAGCTTTAGATAATGCTGGAATAAAAGAATATAAAATGGCAGAAACAACTATGTTAGCTGATGAAATGATGACAATTTCGGATTCAGAAGAAAAAGCTAAGTTTGATAAATTAATGGATAGACTAAATGAATTAGAAGATGTTCAAGATATTTATCACAATGTTGAAGATTAA
- a CDS encoding ABC transporter ATP-binding protein, whose translation MIVLENVTKNFNGNLAINEVSLSIEKGENLAIIGANGSGKTTLVEMICGIQNPTSGKISFKNGINDIVGIQFQEGSWPPKTRPIDLLEFFKGKKWKDEEYVNKIFKIFEIESILKKDINKLSGGQKQRLNCFLAIINNPTLIVIDELITGLDLKMQIRLLKYFQTLKEKKEVTMIIVSHISDEIESLCDRVVVLKEGKIFEDNSLKEIVKNYKNIRNYLEKYFDESNDENK comes from the coding sequence ATGATTGTATTAGAAAACGTTACAAAAAATTTTAATGGCAATTTAGCTATTAATGAAGTTAGTTTGAGTATTGAAAAGGGAGAGAATTTAGCTATAATTGGAGCCAATGGTAGTGGTAAAACTACTTTGGTAGAGATGATTTGTGGAATTCAAAATCCAACAAGCGGAAAAATAAGTTTTAAAAATGGAATAAATGATATTGTAGGAATTCAATTCCAGGAAGGAAGTTGACCTCCAAAAACTAGACCGATTGATTTATTGGAATTTTTCAAAGGTAAAAAATGAAAAGATGAAGAATATGTAAATAAAATATTCAAAATTTTTGAAATTGAAAGTATTTTAAAAAAAGATATTAATAAACTTTCTGGTGGGCAAAAACAAAGACTTAATTGTTTTTTGGCCATAATTAATAACCCAACCTTAATAGTTATTGATGAATTGATAACTGGTTTAGATCTTAAAATGCAAATTAGATTACTTAAGTATTTTCAAACTTTAAAAGAAAAAAAAGAAGTAACCATGATAATTGTTTCACATATTTCAGATGAAATAGAATCACTTTGTGATAGGGTTGTTGTTTTAAAAGAAGGAAAAATATTTGAAGACAACAGTTTAAAGGAAATAGTAAAAAACTATAAAAACATAAGAAATTATTTAGAAAAATATTTTGATGAGAGCAATGATGAGAATAAATAA
- a CDS encoding fructose-bisphosphatase class II family protein, with protein sequence MNRDIVLLRTVEVAAIASYKYIGKKDKDLVDKAAVEAFEVMLKNEKGFKLKVVNGEGELDQAPMLFVGQILGDLEDPSVMTYDVSVDPVEGTHPAAYNFAGSIATIAFSKENTMLQLPEMYMEKLFVSTEFINDIDLSKGIIESVKMMQNKANRKDLKCIVLDKPRHQDIIKQMNDMGIIVRLIQDGDVLAAIDVVNGDADFVYGIGGAPEGSLMAALAISSGCKMQSRLVKYEEIWPSEIETQSRVDKERAWLEKYNLDFDSILEDLDLVADDRARFFAAGLTAGGSLKPVDYKDGKFYVNAFMSSHGIVRNFNSVYDVEKVNGLKPEIKFLFDKYKR encoded by the coding sequence ATGAACAGAGATATCGTTTTGTTAAGAACAGTGGAAGTTGCTGCTATAGCTTCATATAAATATATTGGTAAAAAAGACAAAGATTTAGTTGATAAAGCAGCTGTAGAAGCTTTTGAAGTTATGTTGAAAAACGAAAAAGGATTTAAGCTAAAAGTAGTTAATGGTGAAGGTGAACTTGATCAGGCACCAATGCTTTTTGTTGGACAAATACTTGGAGATTTAGAAGACCCAAGTGTGATGACTTATGATGTAAGTGTTGATCCTGTTGAAGGAACTCACCCAGCTGCATATAACTTTGCTGGAAGTATTGCCACAATTGCTTTTTCTAAAGAAAATACAATGTTACAGTTACCTGAAATGTATATGGAGAAATTATTTGTAAGCACTGAGTTTATTAATGATATAGATTTAAGTAAAGGTATAATTGAATCAGTAAAAATGATGCAAAATAAAGCAAACAGAAAAGACTTAAAATGTATAGTTTTAGATAAACCACGTCATCAAGATATAATAAAACAAATGAATGATATGGGAATAATAGTAAGATTGATACAAGACGGAGATGTATTGGCGGCAATAGATGTTGTTAATGGAGATGCTGATTTTGTTTATGGTATTGGTGGGGCTCCTGAAGGCTCATTAATGGCAGCACTTGCTATTTCTTCTGGATGTAAAATGCAATCAAGATTAGTAAAATATGAAGAAATTTGACCAAGCGAAATCGAAACTCAATCAAGAGTTGATAAGGAAAGAGCTTGATTGGAGAAATATAATTTAGATTTCGATTCAATATTAGAAGATCTTGATTTGGTAGCTGATGATAGAGCTAGATTTTTTGCAGCTGGATTGACAGCTGGTGGAAGTTTAAAGCCAGTTGATTATAAGGATGGTAAATTTTATGTAAATGCCTTTATGTCATCTCACGGAATTGTAAGAAACTTCAACTCTGTTTATGATGTTGAGAAAGTTAATGGTCTAAAACCAGAAATTAAATTTTTGTTTGATAAATATAAAAGATAG
- a CDS encoding endo-beta-N-acetylglucosaminidase, whose protein sequence is MKKLLTLFMVTAVTTSSVITVSSCSIGETSTRPYISKLPDFDWSNGSTGYDLDFDPLNKEFVIEEDNFLDTNSIIQPNFVGKYFDYDTLTTNFKETPSLKKQATTGVPINKIYSSGNDWADFGVTSKARKGLKANTILNWNDGKDIDLKYGFANKELNHRTKTALKAVSTQDERISFADIRDHSRVNGSYQNTNIGTKNPFEKSVSNFQYRDYIFDWGQHGNIAPPAADMIDAAHTNGTPIYGLIFLSGYGGLQREDVKDFTRKNADGTYQLVDILIEMAITYGFDGWFFNDEANGGWPNGTITPANFSYDIIKQFNAKKNKSNDPKVKKLNIAYYRDSGTLKTLNNTPTFGDFARMSEYSDILQTDFRVKPNENKDYIKTNNVDSKKVHSLVELAGMYSFVGNFDWRQYIYGLDENNNDPTNPIYNKEIYQSVTSFSGAGGGQFGSEALEILNSNNSLKSKNYKSKVESFIYAQQVSNLYDNYIFSGLNGGLSEKDSGSISPLVQNPRNMIQADPRIDVGNQKLEDENDIFKNLYDFKNNGGYVSTSFGIGDVVQEYTIINDENFQDKNSIKTNFSLGNGSYFYERNANGKITSKLEGYPWTNRRFTDLAQTYNFDIKKDKKNLPIDQGINGFYDYYEPYVKGNSLSIGSILNMDGSISEANWKSGSYDWNIMGSNLEKGNYSLSFNVKTSNENLNIENDLKILTTYTKDGVNEQTEYYTPKVKELSDGWYNISTEISATENKKIAKMGIQINPKIDAKFKFNVGEFNIEKEKLEKENTVVSDINSEAVIKRDDQTINVRMNWRSNQNKSDYYEIYYKYDDKWFRVGESSIESFYVANLKYESDIVQFGIKPVNSGNDNQKIQTFKLKI, encoded by the coding sequence ATGAAAAAATTATTAACTTTATTCATGGTAACTGCAGTTACAACCTCTTCTGTAATCACGGTGTCTTCTTGCAGTATTGGAGAAACCTCTACCAGACCATACATATCAAAATTACCAGATTTTGATTGATCGAACGGTTCAACAGGATATGATTTAGATTTTGATCCTCTCAATAAAGAGTTTGTAATCGAAGAAGATAATTTTTTAGACACTAATTCAATTATTCAACCAAATTTCGTTGGTAAATATTTTGATTATGATACTTTGACAACAAATTTTAAAGAAACACCATCATTAAAAAAACAAGCCACTACAGGTGTTCCGATAAATAAAATATATTCATCCGGAAATGATTGAGCTGATTTTGGTGTTACTTCAAAGGCTAGAAAAGGATTGAAAGCAAACACAATTTTAAATTGAAATGATGGTAAAGATATTGATTTAAAGTATGGTTTTGCAAATAAAGAATTAAATCACAGAACTAAAACTGCTCTAAAAGCAGTTTCAACACAAGATGAAAGAATTTCTTTTGCTGATATTAGGGACCACTCTAGAGTAAATGGTTCTTATCAAAATACAAATATCGGAACTAAAAACCCATTTGAAAAATCAGTTTCAAATTTTCAGTATAGAGATTATATTTTTGATTGAGGTCAACACGGAAATATAGCTCCTCCTGCAGCGGATATGATAGATGCTGCGCATACAAACGGTACTCCTATTTATGGGTTGATATTCTTATCTGGTTATGGAGGTCTTCAAAGAGAAGATGTAAAAGATTTCACTCGCAAAAATGCAGATGGAACATATCAGCTTGTAGATATACTAATTGAAATGGCAATAACCTATGGTTTTGATGGATGATTTTTTAATGATGAAGCAAATGGTGGTTGACCCAACGGAACAATAACACCTGCAAATTTTTCTTATGATATAATAAAACAATTTAATGCTAAGAAAAATAAAAGTAATGATCCAAAAGTCAAAAAATTAAACATCGCTTATTATAGAGATAGTGGAACTTTGAAAACACTTAATAACACACCAACTTTTGGTGATTTTGCAAGAATGAGTGAATACAGTGATATTTTACAAACAGATTTCAGAGTTAAACCAAATGAAAACAAAGATTATATAAAAACAAACAATGTTGATAGTAAAAAAGTTCACAGTTTAGTGGAATTGGCAGGAATGTATTCTTTTGTTGGGAATTTCGATTGAAGACAATATATTTATGGTTTAGATGAAAATAATAACGATCCAACCAATCCTATTTATAATAAAGAAATTTACCAATCTGTAACTTCGTTTTCTGGAGCTGGCGGAGGTCAATTTGGAAGTGAGGCTCTTGAAATACTTAACTCAAATAACTCTTTAAAATCAAAAAATTATAAAAGTAAGGTTGAGTCATTTATTTATGCTCAACAAGTAAGTAATTTATATGATAATTATATATTTTCTGGATTGAATGGAGGTCTGTCTGAAAAGGATTCTGGATCAATTTCTCCTTTAGTACAAAATCCAAGAAATATGATCCAAGCAGATCCTAGGATAGATGTTGGTAATCAAAAATTAGAAGATGAAAATGATATTTTCAAAAACTTATATGATTTTAAAAATAATGGAGGTTATGTTTCTACTAGTTTTGGAATCGGAGATGTAGTTCAAGAGTATACAATTATAAATGATGAAAACTTCCAAGATAAAAATAGTATCAAAACTAATTTCTCTCTTGGGAATGGTTCATATTTTTATGAAAGAAATGCAAACGGTAAAATAACAAGTAAGTTAGAAGGTTATCCTTGAACTAACAGAAGATTTACTGATTTAGCACAAACATATAACTTTGATATAAAGAAGGACAAAAAAAACTTACCTATTGACCAAGGCATTAATGGTTTTTATGATTACTATGAACCTTATGTAAAAGGTAATTCTTTATCTATTGGTTCTATTCTTAATATGGATGGTTCTATTTCTGAAGCTAATTGAAAAAGTGGAAGTTATGATTGAAATATTATGGGTTCAAATTTAGAAAAAGGAAATTATTCTTTATCTTTTAATGTTAAAACTTCAAATGAGAATCTAAATATTGAAAATGATTTAAAAATACTTACCACATATACTAAAGATGGTGTTAATGAACAAACAGAATATTACACACCTAAAGTTAAAGAACTTAGTGATGGTTGATATAATATCTCAACAGAAATATCTGCAACTGAAAATAAAAAAATTGCTAAGATGGGAATACAAATAAATCCAAAAATTGATGCAAAATTCAAATTTAATGTTGGTGAGTTTAATATTGAAAAAGAAAAACTCGAAAAAGAAAACACTGTAGTTTCAGATATAAATTCAGAAGCTGTAATTAAAAGAGATGATCAAACTATAAATGTGAGAATGAATTGACGATCAAATCAAAATAAATCAGATTATTATGAAATATACTATAAATATGATGATAAATGATTTAGAGTTGGTGAATCAAGTATAGAATCTTTTTATGTTGCTAACTTAA
- a CDS encoding M13 family metallopeptidase, which yields MSKIRAQDNFFDYMNKDWIDNTELPSGYPSWGSFEMLHKKSIDDIKEMILEFKSSDETLNSDQEKIVNLFKNYLNKEERNKQGIEPIKDLISKIDNLKDKSDFTSFLIECFEQYNVSYFHSKGIDSDFKNSNVRALMIGSMGLGMSDRDFYEESHPRHNEIKAAYKVYLEDISKTSKLNFETNSLFELVYNFEKEISQSMLKQEELRSPENIYNVITISDLKKHCDFIDWEEYLTKTGYSKAEILILSEPKFLNKLNEMLKNMKLEDLKDILKIKTLVAYSSILSLDLYQINFNYSSVFSGVKEMKPEMDRAVEFTNSRLGDLLGQEYIKKHFSQEAKEDVLGMVKDLIRIYSNRIKSLDWMSETTKEKAIDKLNSFTVKIGYPDKFDDYSKIEIRSYEQGGSLYENMKNLSKHFIEKELKEINLPVDKTKWYMDPQTVNAYYNPTSNEICFPAGILQKPFYDINEPRAKNLGGIGAVIGHEVSHGFDDEGSKFDKNGNFENWWTEEDYKKYSLRTEKLVEQYNKYEINGTNVNGKLTLGENIGDLSGVAAALDICKEQCPEDIKLFFENYATVWMRKSTDELKNTRLLIDPHSPEEFRCNGVLINIDEFHEVYETKPGDGMFLEKENRIKIW from the coding sequence ATGTCAAAAATAAGAGCGCAAGATAATTTCTTTGATTACATGAATAAAGATTGAATAGATAACACAGAATTGCCTAGCGGATATCCGTCATGAGGTAGTTTTGAAATGTTACACAAGAAATCTATTGATGATATTAAAGAAATGATATTAGAATTTAAATCAAGTGATGAAACTTTAAATTCAGATCAAGAAAAAATAGTTAACCTATTTAAGAACTATTTAAATAAAGAAGAAAGAAATAAACAAGGAATTGAACCTATTAAGGATTTAATTTCTAAAATAGATAATTTAAAAGATAAATCAGACTTTACAAGTTTTCTAATAGAGTGTTTTGAACAATACAATGTATCTTATTTTCATTCTAAAGGAATTGATTCTGATTTTAAAAATAGTAACGTTAGAGCCTTAATGATTGGTTCAATGGGACTTGGAATGTCAGATAGGGATTTCTATGAAGAATCTCACCCTCGTCACAACGAAATTAAAGCTGCTTACAAAGTTTATTTAGAAGATATTTCAAAAACTTCAAAATTAAACTTCGAAACAAATTCGTTATTTGAGCTTGTATATAACTTTGAAAAAGAAATTTCTCAAAGCATGTTAAAACAAGAAGAATTAAGAAGTCCAGAAAATATTTACAATGTTATTACAATAAGTGATTTGAAAAAACATTGTGATTTTATTGATTGAGAAGAATATTTAACTAAAACAGGATATTCAAAAGCTGAAATATTAATTTTATCTGAACCAAAGTTCTTAAATAAACTAAATGAAATGTTAAAAAATATGAAACTAGAAGATTTAAAAGATATTTTAAAAATTAAAACTCTAGTAGCCTATTCTTCAATTTTAAGTTTAGATTTATATCAAATAAACTTTAATTACTCAAGTGTTTTTAGTGGTGTAAAGGAAATGAAACCAGAAATGGACAGAGCTGTGGAATTCACTAATTCAAGATTGGGAGACTTACTAGGTCAAGAATATATTAAAAAACACTTTTCTCAAGAAGCAAAAGAAGATGTTTTAGGAATGGTAAAGGATTTAATTAGAATTTATTCAAATAGAATTAAATCATTAGACTGAATGAGTGAAACAACAAAAGAAAAAGCAATCGATAAGTTAAACTCATTTACAGTTAAAATTGGTTATCCAGATAAGTTTGATGATTATTCAAAAATTGAAATAAGAAGTTATGAACAAGGTGGAAGTTTATATGAAAATATGAAAAACCTTTCAAAACATTTTATAGAAAAAGAATTAAAAGAAATAAACTTACCTGTTGATAAAACAAAATGATACATGGATCCTCAAACAGTTAATGCTTATTATAATCCAACTTCAAACGAAATTTGTTTTCCTGCAGGAATATTGCAAAAACCATTTTATGACATCAATGAACCAAGAGCAAAAAACCTTGGAGGTATTGGAGCTGTAATTGGTCACGAAGTAAGTCATGGTTTTGACGACGAAGGAAGTAAGTTTGATAAAAATGGAAACTTCGAAAACTGATGAACAGAAGAAGACTATAAAAAATATAGTTTAAGAACTGAAAAGTTAGTTGAACAATACAATAAATACGAAATAAATGGAACTAATGTTAATGGTAAATTGACATTAGGAGAAAATATTGGAGATTTAAGTGGTGTGGCTGCTGCATTAGATATTTGTAAAGAACAATGTCCAGAAGATATTAAATTATTCTTTGAAAACTATGCAACAGTTTGGATGAGAAAATCTACTGATGAACTAAAAAACACAAGACTTTTAATAGATCCTCATTCACCAGAAGAATTTAGATGTAATGGAGTATTAATTAATATTGATGAATTCCACGAAGTTTACGAAACAAAACCTGGAGATGGAATGTTTTTAGAAAAAGAAAATAGAATTAAAATTTGATAA